Genomic segment of Planctomycetaceae bacterium:
CCGCCGCCGAAATACGGAATCGAGATGTTGGTCGGGTTGGCGGACTTCTCGTACTGGCTCACTTCGCCGACGATCACCACGTCGACGCCGGCCAGTTTGCCCACCTCGGCGGCGCGGCCGCTGTTGCTGTACAGGTCCCGCAGATCCTTTTCCTGGACGAGCTTGTCCAGTTGCACCCGCTCGACGAGCTTGATCCCCGGCGAAAGCACCATCTCCGTCACGGGACCCACGACCGTGCTGCCCGAGCCGTTCTGCCCCGCCGCGTCCGTCAGCGGAACCACCGCCACGCTGGTCACCGTCGACAGCGCCGCCTGCTCGTCGGCCGTCATCGCCAGCTCTTTCTTCTTCTCTTCGCACCCCAGCGTCGCCAGCAGCCCGAGCATCACGACGCCAGCCACTACCCTGGTTGTCTTGAACATGATGGATTCCTTAGCAATAAAAAGGGAGGAACATTGGTTCCTTTCGCGTACGAAATGATTCGGCAGCAACCGAGTTATATTTCCGGCCGACAACATCAAGCTCTTCCTTAAGCAGGTTGCCATGCACATGCATCTGACGCCCCTAAAGATATGCTGATCCGGAAGAAAGTCAAGATGCCACTTGGAAAATGCTATCCGTCGACCATGAACCTTCAAGTTGTTTCATCTCTTTACGTCCTCAGCGTCCTCAGCGACCTCTGCGGCTTAAGCTATCGGCGGCAGTAATCGCATTCTGCAACAGATTGCGGGCCCAGCCCGCGCCGGGCTCTTTGTGACAGCCGTTACGACGGTCCTTCCGCCAGCGCCGCCTGCATCTGCTGGTATTCGCCCAGCAGGAAATCGCCGCGGCGGTGGCCGCTGATGTGCGACCAGGGCAGCACCGCGTCGATGGGGATCTGCCGCTGTGCGATGGAGGCGACGTCGATGCCTGTTTCGGCGAAGGCCTCCTGCCACTTGGACCAGTCCCAGTGCTCCGACCAGGAGTCCATCCGCGCGCCGCGGCGCCAGGCGGCCTCGACCGCCTGGCCGACCTCGCGCCCGCCGCGGCAGATGACGGCCTCGAGGATGCTCTGCTCGATGCGGTGGAATTTGAAGGTGACCGGGCTGCGGTGCGACAGGTCCAGCAGGCGCTGGCGCACGGCGAAGAAATACTCCGCCGTCTGCATCGCGCACCACTGCAGGGGCGTGTGGGGCTTGGGCACGAACCACGAGACGCTGGCGCTGACGGCGCCGTTCTTGCCGTCGACGGCCCGCCGCGTGTGGCAGAGCTTCAGGCACAGGTCGAAGATCGCGTCGATGTCGGCCGGCGTCTCGCCGGGCAGACCGGCCATGAAGTACACCTTCACGCTGCGCCACCCGGCGGCGTAGGCGGCCTGCACGCCGGCGAGCATGTTCTCGTCGGTGATGTTCTTGCGGATGGCGCGGCGGAGGCGCTCGCTGGCGGCCTCAGCGGCGATGGTCAGCCCGCCCTTGCGGACGGAGCTGGTGAGCTTGGGCAGTTGGGCCAGTTGGCTGTCGACGCGCAGGCTCGGCAGCGAGATCGACACGTGCCGCGGGGCAAACTCGGCGTTGAGGCGCTCGATCAGCTCGTCCAGGCGGGGGTAGTCGCTGGTCGAGAGGCTCAGCAGGGAGATCTCGCGGTAGCCCGTGGCGGCCAGCGCCTCGCCGGCGGCGGCGACGATCTCTTCGACGCTGCGGCAGCGCACGGGCAGGCGGGTGGCGCCGGCCTGGCAGAAGCGGCAGCCGTTGGGGCATCCGCGCATGATCTCGATGACGACGCGTTCGTGAACGCCTTCGGCCAGGGGCACCAGCGGGCGCGTCAGGGGCGGCGAGGCGTGCAGGTCGGCCAGGTGCGATCGCACGACAGGCCCGTCGGCGGCGCGGTAGAAGCGCGG
This window contains:
- a CDS encoding CsgG/HfaB family protein, whose amino-acid sequence is MFKTTRVVAGVVMLGLLATLGCEEKKKELAMTADEQAALSTVTSVAVVPLTDAAGQNGSGSTVVGPVTEMVLSPGIKLVERVQLDKLVQEKDLRDLYSNSGRAAEVGKLAGVDVVIVGEVSQYEKSANPTNISIPYFGGGTTITTYRVGLGVRAVRVSDGQIIYTRTGNGSDGAGFARAAQKAAREALGPWREYFSQRQSAPKSPTPAGS
- a CDS encoding TIGR03960 family B12-binding radical SAM protein yields the protein MRNLEHDIRSRLLPQVNAPAQYIGLEINARRKDPAAAAVSVALAFPDAYGVGISHLGSQVLYQMLNDMPAVACDRAYCPQPDAETVMRRQNVPLFGWESRCALADFDILGFSLAYELCVTNVLTMLDLAGIPLHADQRGPGDPIVVGGDALADSPEPLADFFDLFLVGDGEGPLRELVELVARLKGARASRDEIIAAAQRTIKAAYAPRFYRAADGPVVRSHLADLHASPPLTRPLVPLAEGVHERVVIEIMRGCPNGCRFCQAGATRLPVRCRSVEEIVAAAGEALAATGYREISLLSLSTSDYPRLDELIERLNAEFAPRHVSISLPSLRVDSQLAQLPKLTSSVRKGGLTIAAEAASERLRRAIRKNITDENMLAGVQAAYAAGWRSVKVYFMAGLPGETPADIDAIFDLCLKLCHTRRAVDGKNGAVSASVSWFVPKPHTPLQWCAMQTAEYFFAVRQRLLDLSHRSPVTFKFHRIEQSILEAVICRGGREVGQAVEAAWRRGARMDSWSEHWDWSKWQEAFAETGIDVASIAQRQIPIDAVLPWSHISGHRRGDFLLGEYQQMQAALAEGPS